The region TTGCCACCCCGCGGCCCGCGCTTGCTCGACTTCCGCCCGACTGAATCCTCCTTCCGGTCCGATCAAGACAATTATAGAAGTTGGTTTAGAAGTCTGAAGGGCCGACCGTAAACTAATATTCTTTTCCAGTTCCCAGGGCAACAAAGCCAGACCGAACCGCTCCTTTAGTTTAAGGACCGACGTGAAGTCGGTCGGCTCGCTGACTTCCGGGATGATGGCGCGGCCCGATTGTTCGGCCGCTTCCTTGGCAAGCTTGCGCCAGCGGTCGGTCTTGGCGGTTTTGCCGATCGTCCGCTCAGTCACGACCGGGATGATCTTATTAACTCCGAGCTCGACGCATTTTTCCACGACAAAATCCATCTTTTGCCCTTTAGGGAGCGCTTGAGCCAAGGTGACTTTGACTGCCGGCTCCCGGTCGGACGGGGACGACCTGACGATCTTGACCGTGACCAGCTCTTTCGTTAAGCTGACGATCTCCGCCTCATGGACCTGGCCGGTGCCGTCCAGTAATTCGAGGCGGTCGCCGGCCTGCAGGCGCAGGACGTTGCGGACGTAATGGGCGTCCGCTCCGGTAATGTTGGGGAAATCCGCGGGTGGGACGAATAACCTAGGCATTTTTGAATTGTTTCAGCAGCTCTTCCTGCTGTTTAGTAAGCTTGGTTGGGATCTTGACCTCGACCAGGACATAAAGATCGCCTTTCCCTTTGCTCTGGAGGTGCGGCAGTCCTTTCTCTTTGATCTTGAAATTGGTGTTCGGCTGCGTGCCAGGCGGGACCTTCATGGTCGCTTCCCCGTCGAGCGTCGGCACCTTGATCTCGTCGCCTAAGATCGCCTGGATAAAACTGATCTCGGTCCGGTAGTAGAGATTGGCCCCGTCGCGGTTGAACAGCGGATGCGGTTGAACTTCGATAAAGACGTAAAGATCGCCGGGCGGACCGCCTTTAGTCCCGGCGTTGCCGGCGCCGGATACCCGCAAGCGGTAGCCGGAATCGATTCCGGCCGGAACTTTGATCTTGACGACGTGCTTTTTCTTTTCGCGGCCGTTGCCGTGGCAGGACGGGCAGGGTGAGGCGATCGCTTCGCCGCTGCCGCGGCAGGTCGGGCAGGTGATGATCTGGGCGAAACTGCCGAGGACCGTTCGCTGGGTTTTCTTGACCTGGCCCGAACCGTTACAGGTGGCGCATTTGACCGGCGAGGTCCCCGGTTTGGCGCCGCTCCCTTTGCAGGTGGTGCAGGCGACGTAGTGGGGGACTTCCAGCTCTTTGTCCGCTCCTTTAGCGGCTTCGGTTAGCGTGATGCGGAGATCAAGGCGGAGGTCTTCGCCCCGCTCCGGGCCGCCGCGGCGCTGGGCTGCGCCCTGGCGGCCGCTGAAGAACATGTCGAACAGGTCGCCGAGGTCGCCGAAGTTTCCGCTGCCGCCCCCGAAATCAAAGCCTTCGAATCCTCCTCCGCCGAACCCGCCGGCGCCCTGCGGGCCGCCGGCCTGGCCGAAGTAGTCGTACTGGGAGCGTTTCTGCGGATCGGAGAGGACCTGGTAGGCTTCGTTGATCTCCTTGAACCTGTCGGCCGAGCCGGCTTCCTTGTTGACGTCGGGATGATGCTTGCGGGCTAAATTGCGGTACGCCTTCTTGATCTCGTCCGGCGCCGCGCTTTTATTTATCCCCAGGACTTCATAGTAGTCCTTCTTCATTACTTATCGTCTTTAACTTCCGCTTCCGCGTCGACCGTCGGCCCCTCGCCGGCGTTGCCGCCGCCCTGAGGCTGGCCTTCGGCGCCCGGGGTCGGCCCGGCTTCTTTGTAGATCTTAGCCGACATCTCGTACACTTCTTTTTGCAGGTCGTCGAGCGCTTTCTTGATCGCGCCGGCGTCGGTCCCTGCCAGTGCCTGGCGGGTAACCGCGATCGCTTTTTCGACTTTTTCCTTAGTTGGCGCGTCGACCTTGTCGCCGGCCTCTTTCAGCGTCTTTTCGGCGGAGTAGGCCATAGCGTCGGCCTGGTTGCGGGTGTCGACCTCTTCCCGTTTCTTCTTGTCCTCGGCTTCGTGCGCTTCGGCGGTCTTCTTCATCTTCTCGATCTCGTCCTTGGAGAGGCCGGACGAAGCGGTGATCGTGATCTTCTGTTCCTTGCCGGTCCCTTTGTCCTTGGCCTTGACGTTCAAGATCCCGTTGGCGTCGATGTCGAAGGTCACTTCGACTTGCGGGATGCCGCGCGGCGCCGGGGGGATGCCGTCGAGATGGAAGCGGCCGAGCGTCCGGTTGTCCGAGGCCATCGGGCGTTCGCCCTGCAGGACGTGGACCTCGACCGAGGTCTGCCCGTCGGCCGCGGTCGAAAAGACCTGACTCTTGGAGGTGGGGATCGTCATGTTCCGCTCGATCAGCGGGGTCATGACGCTGCCGAGCGTTTCGATGCCGAGCGTCAGCGGCGTGACGTCGAGCAAAACCATCTCCTTGACCTCGCCGGCCAGGACGCCGCCTTGCAGGGCGGCGCCGATCGCCACCACTTCGTCGGGGTTAACGCCCTTGTGCGGCTCTTTGCCGAAGAACGCTTTGACCGTTTCCTGGACCTTCGGCATTCTGGTCATGCCGCCGACCAGGATAACTTCGTCGATCTGGCTGGCAGAGAGTCCGGCGTCGGCGAGCGCCTGTTTGCACGGCGCGATCGACCGCTCGATCAGGTCGCCGACCAATTGTTCCAGCTTGGCGCGCGACAGCTTGATCACTAAATGTTTGGGGCCAGTCTGGTCGGCCGTGAGGAAGGGGAGATTGATCTCCGTTTCCGCGGCGGTGGAGAGTTCGCATTTGGCTTTTTCGGACGCTTCCTTGAGCCGCTGCATTGCCATCCGGTCGTGGCTCAAGTCGACCCCCTGGTCTTTCTTGAACTCTTCGAGCAGCCACTTCATGATGTGCTGGTCGAAGTCGTCGCCGCCGAGGTGGGTGTCGCCGTTGGTCGATTTGACCTCGAAGACCCCGTCGCCAATTTCCAGAATAGAAATGTCGAACGTGCCGCCGCCCAGGTCGTAGATGGCGATCTTCTCGTTCTTCTTTTTGTCGAGGCCGTAAGCGAG is a window of Candidatus Margulisiibacteriota bacterium DNA encoding:
- the dnaJ gene encoding molecular chaperone DnaJ, which encodes MKKDYYEVLGINKSAAPDEIKKAYRNLARKHHPDVNKEAGSADRFKEINEAYQVLSDPQKRSQYDYFGQAGGPQGAGGFGGGGFEGFDFGGGSGNFGDLGDLFDMFFSGRQGAAQRRGGPERGEDLRLDLRITLTEAAKGADKELEVPHYVACTTCKGSGAKPGTSPVKCATCNGSGQVKKTQRTVLGSFAQIITCPTCRGSGEAIASPCPSCHGNGREKKKHVVKIKVPAGIDSGYRLRVSGAGNAGTKGGPPGDLYVFIEVQPHPLFNRDGANLYYRTEISFIQAILGDEIKVPTLDGEATMKVPPGTQPNTNFKIKEKGLPHLQSKGKGDLYVLVEVKIPTKLTKQQEELLKQFKNA
- the dnaK gene encoding molecular chaperone DnaK, whose translation is MAQEKIIGIDLGTTNSCVAVMMGGESTVVPNSEGGRTTPSIVAFLKDGSRVVGQVAKRQSITNPEHTVSSIKRFMGRRFDEVGGELKYVPYRVVKGGKDEVKVKIEEKEYTPPEISAMILQKMKQSAEDFLGEPVKKAVITVPAYFNDSQRQATKDAGTIAGLEVVRIINEPTAASLAYGLDKKKNEKIAIYDLGGGTFDISILEIGDGVFEVKSTNGDTHLGGDDFDQHIMKWLLEEFKKDQGVDLSHDRMAMQRLKEASEKAKCELSTAAETEINLPFLTADQTGPKHLVIKLSRAKLEQLVGDLIERSIAPCKQALADAGLSASQIDEVILVGGMTRMPKVQETVKAFFGKEPHKGVNPDEVVAIGAALQGGVLAGEVKEMVLLDVTPLTLGIETLGSVMTPLIERNMTIPTSKSQVFSTAADGQTSVEVHVLQGERPMASDNRTLGRFHLDGIPPAPRGIPQVEVTFDIDANGILNVKAKDKGTGKEQKITITASSGLSKDEIEKMKKTAEAHEAEDKKKREEVDTRNQADAMAYSAEKTLKEAGDKVDAPTKEKVEKAIAVTRQALAGTDAGAIKKALDDLQKEVYEMSAKIYKEAGPTPGAEGQPQGGGNAGEGPTVDAEAEVKDDK
- a CDS encoding 16S rRNA (uracil(1498)-N(3))-methyltransferase yields the protein MPRLFVPPADFPNITGADAHYVRNVLRLQAGDRLELLDGTGQVHEAEIVSLTKELVTVKIVRSSPSDREPAVKVTLAQALPKGQKMDFVVEKCVELGVNKIIPVVTERTIGKTAKTDRWRKLAKEAAEQSGRAIIPEVSEPTDFTSVLKLKERFGLALLPWELEKNISLRSALQTSKPTSIIVLIGPEGGFSRAEVEQARAAGWQTVTLGKRILRTETAGLAVLANIMYERE